In Ipomoea triloba cultivar NCNSP0323 chromosome 15, ASM357664v1, one genomic interval encodes:
- the LOC116006389 gene encoding probable carboxylesterase 15: MGSLPHVVEDCSGILQLYSDGSIFRSKEEDINFPFPVHDDDSVHWKDSLFDRSHGLNLRIYKPRAAAAAAAISLPIVFFFHGGGFCVGSRTWPNCHSCCLRLCAGLQAVVVAPDYRLAPEHRLPAAMDDAFCAVKWVAAQALTDAWLKDGVDFDRAFVMGDSSGGNVAHHLAVRLGVGSPEMAPVRVRGYVMMAPFFGGTERTKSEAEGPPEPFLNLEILDRFWRLSLPFGGTPDHPLANPFGPASPCLEAVKLDPILVMVGSQEVLKDRVENYAMKLKQQKKEVDYVVFQGKQHGFFTNDPFSDVSTQVLQELQHFMMSKV; the protein is encoded by the exons atggGTTCACTTCCTCATGTAGTAGAAGATTGCAGTGGCATTCTTCAACTCTATAGTGACGGTTCAATCTTCCGGTCCAAGGAAGAAGACATAAACTTTCCGTTTCCGGTTCACGACGACGACTCGGTTCACTGGAAAGATTCCCTTTTCGACCGCTCCCACGGCCTTAACCTCCGAATCTACAAGCCGCGCGCCGCAGCCGCAGCCGCCGCCATTAGTCTCCCCATTGTCTTCTTCTTTCACGGCGGCGGCTTCTGCGTCGGCTCGCGCACGTGGCCCAACTGCCACAGCTGCTGCCTCCGCCTCTGCGCCGGGCTCCAGGCCGTCGTGGTGGCGCCGGACTATCGGCTGGCTCCGGAGCACCGGCTCCCGGCGGCTATGGACGACGCGTTTTGCGCCGTGAAGTGGGTCGCGGCGCAGGCGTTGACCGATGCTTGGTTGAAAGATGGGGTTGACTTTGACCGCGCTTTCGTCATGGGTGACTCCTCCGGCGGCAACGTGGCTCACCATTTGGCGGTTAGGCTCGGCGTTGGGTCGCCGGAGATGGCGCCCGTTCGCGTTCGCGGCTACGTGATGATGGCGCCGTTCTTTGGCGGGACTGAAAGGACAAAGTCGGAAGCCGAAGGGCCGCCGGAGCCATTCTTAAATCTCGAAATTCTCGACAG attCTGGAGGCTATCACTACCTTTTGGGGGGACACCCGACCACCCATTGGCAAACCCCTTTGGTCCTGCAAGCCCATGCCTGGAGGCAGTGAAACTTGACCCGATACTGGTTATGGTTGGAAGCCAAGAAGTCCTAAAAGATAGGGTGGAAAACTATGCAATGAAGTTGAAACAGCAAAAAAAGGAAGTTGATTATGTTGTTTTCCAAGGAAAACAACATGGATTCTTCACAAATGATCCATTCTCAGATGTGTCAACTCAAGTCTTGCAAGAACTGCAACATTTCATGATGTCTAAAGTGTAA
- the LOC116005539 gene encoding F-box protein At5g06550 gives MPASKTILFRSHIRKRKNCHKKKKTASKKPAFDDCRKQESESESEDDGFSLKGSAPSHSHGVQPLGNLYYSSSPHNSRNTGLGNLQTLTDELILDILALLEGPHLGVLSTVSKAFYVFCNHEPLWRNLVLEGEGFCFTGSWKSTFVDGYMPFFGFLSSGLKVRDFYSDYLFQSWLCANLEMKHEWLERDNIVRRKGISVDEFVLNFEEPNKPVLLEGCLDNWGALKKWDRDYLVELCGDVEFAVGPVEMTLEEYFRYSDQAKEERPLYLFDPKFAEKVPQLGLDYDVPEYFNEDLFSVLGKERPDYRWIIIGPAGSGSSFHIDPNSTSAWNAVIKGSKKWVLFPPDVVPPGVHPSPDGADVASPVSIIEWFMNFYAATKNWKKKPVECVCNAGEVIFVPNGWWHLVINLEDSIAITQNFVSSRNLLNVLDFLKRPNACTLVSGTDDRVNLHDKFKNAIEASLPGTIDHLTLKAEEKKAQSKKPSFWESVTDSKAGAFKFSF, from the exons ATGCCGGCTTCCAAGACAATTCTATTCAGGAGCCATATCAGAAAGAGAAAGAATTGccacaagaagaaaaaaactgCTTCCAAAAAGCCAGCTTTTGATGATTGCAGAAAACaagaatcagaatcagaatcagaagatGATGGATTCAGCTTGAAAGGCTCAGCACCATCGCATTCCCATGGAGTGCAGCCTCTGGGAAACCTGTACTATAGCTCCTCTCCCCACAATTCCAGAAACACCGGCCTCGGTAATCTCCAAACCCTAACTGACGAGCTTATTCTCGACATTCTAGCCCTTCTGGAAGGCCCCCATTTGGGCGTTTTGTCAACTGTGAGTAAAGCTTTTTACGTTTTCTGTAACCATGAGCCCCTTTGGAGGAATCTTGTGTTGGAGGGCGAGGGATTCTGTTTTACTGGGTCTTGGAAGTCTACTTTTGTTGATGGTTATATGCCCTTTTTTGGGTTTCTCAGTAGTGGGTTGAAAGTTAGGGACTTTTACTCTGATTATTTGTTTCAGAGCTGGCTTTGTGCTAATCTTGAAATGAAACATGAATGGCTTGAAAGGGATAATATTGTTAGGAGAAAGGGGATTTCTGTTGATGagtttgttttgaattttgaggAACCCAATAAGCCAGTTTTGTTAGAAGGGTGTTTGGATAATTGGGGTGCACTTAAGAAATGGGATAGGGATTATTTGGTTGAGCTGTGTGGTGATGTCGAATTTGCAGTTGGGCCAGTGGAAATGACTCTTGAAGAGTACTTTAGGTACTCGGATCAAGCCAAGGAAGAACGGCCATTATATCTGTTTGATCCGAAGTTTGCAGAGAAAGTTCCCCAATTGGGATTGGATTATGATGTTCCGGAGTACTTTAACGAGGATTTGTTTAGTGTTTTGGGCAAGGAAAGGCCGGACTATAGATGGATCATAATTGGTCCTGCGGGATCTGGCTCTTCGTTCCATATAGACCCTAATTCGACCTCAGCTTGGAATGCCGTGATCAAGGGTTCCAAGAAATGGGTGTTGTTTCCGCCTGATGTGGTGCCACCGGGCGTACATCCTAGCCCAGATGGTGCTGACGTGGCAAGCCCTGTTTCGATTATAGAGTGGTTCATGAACTTCTATGCTGCAACCAAAAATTGGAAGAAGAAGCCCGTTGAGTGTGTTTGCAATGCTGGAGAAGTAATATTCGTACCTAATGGATGGTGGCATTTGGTTATCAATCTTGAAGATTCTATAGCAATTACTCAGAATTTCGTGAGCAG TAGGAACCTACTGAACGTCTTGGATTTTCTCAAAAGGCCAAATGCTTGCACTCTCGTGTCTGGAACTGATGACCGGGTGAATTTGCACGACAAGTTCAAGAACGCAATCGAAGCATCTCTACCCGGAACGATCGATCATTTGACTCTGAAAGCAGAGGAGAAGAAGGCTCAGTCGAAAAAGCCTTCCTTCTGGGAATCGGTGACGGATTCAAAGGCAGGTGCTTTCAAGTTCTCTTTTTAA
- the LOC116005553 gene encoding myosin-binding protein 7-like: MAYENMPLSASMAQCCDCECSCTVMDRSISGKWLRSVKRKYDEYEDSVFSVPGLVMPLTARIEIGNECAALREMVSGQQKSIQDLSMELDAERSASSSAANETMQMILRLEREKAEIHMEFTQFKRFIEEKSAHDQQEVLSLEDLLYKRDQAIQALTCEVQMYKHRMMSLGFTESEVEVELEKERGRLSSNNSFSENSNGQSDVPQYEYPPLKCLNENQIYLLADKEDVDVEKYAFGETPRTHDHFLDLDNRINQLEKSPKISQLERSPRISHPDGDFYKNNALEKVIVGHSPRRPMHLRKFSTDSAGSLIITNKEMSYDFVTESPKFGGSFKKEGSLKDELSNLRKMDNASEVEDCMSDRVYTIDPIHLGAPYNGMTDRKASVGICEDYMTTPRDSLIYTNTEDVDIKKLYARLHALEADRESMRQALISMSTDKSQLVLLKEIAQQLAKDMSQPERTIVRKKRSTTGSFSVVSIFKWMISFVSWRKKSRRCKYMFGLSGSSAGLLVLFDKGPRVGQWGCISSTQV; encoded by the exons ATGGCATATGAGAATATGCCGCTGTCGGCTAGCATGGCGCAATGTTGCGATTGCGAGTGCAGCTGTACGGTGATGGATAGATCCATTTCCGGGAAGTGGCTCCGCTCTGTTAAGCGAAAGTATGATGAATATGAGGATTCTGTGTTTTCTGTCCCGGGGTTAGTCATGCCTCTGACGGCTCGGATTGAGATCGGTAACGAATGTGCTGCTCTGCGTGAAATGGTGAGCGGCCAGCAGAAGAGCATTCAGGATTTGAGTATGGAGTTGGATGCGGAGAGGAGTGCTTCATCCTCTGCAGCCAATGAGACCATGCAAATGATCCTGAGGTTGGAAAGAGAAAAGGCCGAGATTCATATGGAATTCACGCAATTCAAGAGATTTATTGAGGAGAAATCGGCTCACGATCAGCAAGAGGTGTTGTCCTTGGAGGATCTGTTGTATAAGAGGGACCAAGCGATTCAAGCTTTGACATGTGAGGTGCAAATGTACAAGCACAGGATGATGAGTTTGGGGTTCACCGAGTCTGAGGTGGAGGTTGAGCTTGAGAAAGAGAGGGGTCGTTTGAGCTCGAATAATAGCTTCTCTGAGAATTCAAATGGACAATCTGATGTCCCTCAATATGAATATCCCCCACTAAAATGCTTGAACGAGAATCAAATTTACCTTTTGGCTGATAAGGAGGATGTGGATGTTGAGAAATATGCATTTGGGGAGACCCCACGCACGCATGACCATTTCCTGGATTTGGACAATAGGATCAACCAATTGGAAAAAAGTCCTAAGATCAGCCAGTTGGAAAGGAGCCCTAGGATCAGTCATCCTGATGGTGATTTCTATAAGAACAATGCGCTTGAAAAGGTGATAGTTGGTCATTCTCCAAGGCGACCAATGCATTTGAGGAAGTTTTCAACTGATAGTGCAGGATCtttaattataacaaataaagaaatgagtTATGATTTCGTAACAGAGTCTCCAAAGTTCGGTGGAAGTTTTAAGAAAGAAGGTTCTCTGAAAGACGAGCTTTCAAACTTGAGGAAAATGGATAACGCATCAGAAGTTGAAGATTGCATGAGTGACAGAGTTTATACAATCGATCCCATTCATCTAGGGGCACCTTATAATGGTATGACAGATCGTAAGGCATCTGTTGGAATCTGTGAGGATTATATGACAACCCCACGGGATTCATTGATTTATACAAACACAGAAGACGTTGATATCAAGAAGCTGTATGCAAGGCTTCATGCGCTCGAGGCTGATAGGGAGTCGATGAGGCAGGCATTAATTTCGATGAGCACTGATAAATCACAACTGGTATTGCTGAAAGAGATTGCCCAACAGTTGGCGAAAGACATGTCACAACCAGAGAGGACAATTGTGAGGAAGAAACGATCCACCACTGGCAGCTTTtcagttgtgtcaatattcaaG TGGATGATTTCCTTTGTGTCATGGAGAAAGAAATCACGCCGATGCAA GTACATGTTTGGATTGTCGGGAAGCAGTGCAGGCTTGCTAGTGCTTTTCGACAAGGGACCTCGTGTAGGTCAATGGGGGTGCATTTCAAGCACACAGGTCTGA
- the LOC116006956 gene encoding calcium-dependent protein kinase 20-like, with protein sequence MGNNNSAAPKQPSNGFLQSVTGAVWRQPDQDLPDGDSNNELSQVADSSGEGGKSNKSGHIRRVSSVGLQIESVLGRKTGNIKDTYIIGKKLGQGQFGTTYLCIEKASRKEFACKTIAKRKLTSEEDVEDVRREIQIMHHLAGHPNVIQIVGAYEDNVAVHVVMELCAGGELFDRIIQRGHYTEKKAAELARVIVGVVQACHSLGVMHRDFKPENFLFIDDEEESPLKTIDFGLSVFFKPGEAFVDVVGSPFYVAPEVLQKMYGQACDIWSAGVIIYILLCGVPPFWDETEQGIFEQVLKGELDFVSEPWPSISDSAKDLVKKMLARDPKKRLTANEVLCHPWVRVGGVAPDKPIDSAVISRLKQFSAMNKLKKIAIRVIAENLSEEEIAGLKQMFKTIDSDNSGHITMDELQNGLEKAGANLKESEIYSLMQAADIDNSGTIDYGEFVAAMLHVNKVQKEDHLVAAFSYFDKDGSGYISKDELQQACATFGLEDVPLDEIIGEVDQDNDGQIDYNEFVLMMKDTDFSMKGLQKSISSALSSCKT encoded by the exons ATGGGGAATAATAATTCTGCAGCACCGAAACAGCCTAGCAATGGCTTCTTACAATCCGTCACCGGTGCTGTGTGGAGGCAACCGGATCAAGATCTCCCTGACGGAGATTCCAATAATGAGCTTTCACAGGTTGCCG ATTCCTCCGGTGAGGGGGGTAAATCCAACAAGAGTGGGCATATTAGGAGAGTATCAAGTGTAGGGCTTCAGATTGAATCTGTTCTGGGGAGGAAGACAGGGAACATAAAGGACACATATATAATAGGGAAGAAGTTAGGGCAAGGGCAATTTGGGACAACATATCTGTGCATTGAGAAGGCTAGTAGGAAGGAGTTTGCCTGCAAGACGATTGCGAAGAGGAAACTGACTTCTGAGGAGGATGTGGAGGATGTTAGGAGGGAGATTCAGATAATGCACCACTTGGCAGGGCACCCCAATGTGATTCAGATTGTGGGGGCTTATGAGGACAATGTTGCAGTTCATGTTGTGATGGAGCTTTGCGCGGGGGGAGAGCTTTTCGATAGGATTATACAGAGGGGGCATTACACTGAGAAGAAGGCTGCAGAGCTTGCCAGGGTTATTGTTGGTGTTGTGCAGGCTTGCCACTCTTTAGGGGTCATGCATAGGGACTTTAAGCCCGAGAATTTCCTTTTTATCGACGACGAAGAGGAGTCCCCCCTCAAGACCATTGATTTTGGGCTCTCTGTGTTCTTCAAGCCAG GTGAAGCATTCGTTGATGTGGTTGGAAGCCCTTTCTATGTAGCCCCAGAAGTTTTGCAAAAGATGTATGGTCAAGCTTGTGATATTTGGAGTGCTGGAGTCATTATCTATATTCTGTTATGTGGGGTGCCACCATTTTGGGATG AAACTGAGCAAGGAATATTCGAACAAGTTTTGAAAGGGGAACTTGACTTTGTATCTGAACCTTGGCCAAGTATTTCAGATAGTGCAAAAGATCTTGTCAAGAAAATGCTTGCTCGTGACCCCAAAAAGCGGCTGACAGCCAATGAAGTTCTTT GCCATCCTTGGGTTCGTGTTGGTGGCGTGGCTCCAGATAAGCCTATTGATTCTGCAGTTATAAGTCGCCTGAAGCAATTTTCTGCCATGAACAAATTGAAAAAGATAGCCATTAGA GTCATTGCAGAGAACCTCTCTGAAGAGGAAATTGCAGGACTCAAGCAGATGTTCAAAACGATAGACTCGGATAATAGTGGACACATTACAATGGATGAACTTCAAAATGGCTTGGAGAAAGCGGGCGCCAATCTGAAGGAGTCAGAAATATATAGTTTAATGCAAGCT GCAGATATTGATAACAGCGGAACCATTGACTATGGAGAGTTTGTAGCAGCTATGCTTCATGTAAACAAAGTACAGAAGGAGGATCATCTGGTAGCAGCTTTCTCCTACTTTGACAAAGATGGGAGTGGATACATTTCAAAAGACGAGCTCCAACAAGCCTGTGCGACGTTCGGTTTGGAAGATGTTCCGCTCGATGAGATTATCGGTGAAGTTGATCAGgataat GATGGACAAATCGATTACAATGAATTTGTGCTCATGATGAAAGATACTGACTTCAGCATGAAGGGGTTACAGAAGAGCATAAGCAGCGCGCTTAGTTCGTGTAAAACTTGA